A genomic stretch from Anaerolinea thermophila UNI-1 includes:
- a CDS encoding CpaF family protein — MSILKRIQGNNPPQQGGQPPSNGSGINPPTAPNMQATRRIPAPGIPSAQDTYQDLKSRVQTKLLAGLDPTADPSRVPEMRRTIQELFEQILTEENIVLSRPERARMFEQIAAEILGLGPLQSLLDDDTITEIMVNGPKNVYVERGGRIYRAPVTFENNEHVMRIIERIVAPLGRRIDESQPYVDARLMDGSRVNAVIPPISLVGPVLTIRKFARKPITVEQLIQFGSITPEAIEFLKACVVARLNIVVSGGTGSGKTTLLNILSGFIPPDERIITIENAAELQLRQEHVVTLESRPPNIEGKGEITIRQLVINALRMRPDRIIVGECRGDEALDMLQAMNTGHDGSMTTAHSNSPRDTLARLETMTMMAGMELPVRAIREQVSSAIDLIVHQERMRDGSRKVVNITEVSGMEGDVITTTDLFVFEQAGYENGKIIGRLRPTGLRPKFMDKIEAAGIHLPASIFGIGERRRF; from the coding sequence ATGTCAATCTTAAAGAGAATCCAGGGGAATAATCCACCCCAACAGGGAGGACAACCCCCCAGCAATGGGAGTGGGATTAACCCACCCACAGCCCCCAATATGCAAGCCACGCGGCGAATCCCTGCACCGGGTATCCCATCGGCTCAGGACACATATCAGGACTTGAAGTCCCGTGTCCAGACCAAATTGCTGGCGGGGTTAGACCCCACTGCAGATCCATCCCGTGTACCCGAAATGCGCCGCACAATTCAGGAATTGTTCGAACAAATTCTTACCGAAGAAAACATTGTCCTGTCTCGCCCTGAAAGGGCACGGATGTTCGAGCAAATTGCGGCTGAGATCCTGGGACTGGGCCCTCTGCAATCCCTGCTGGATGATGATACCATTACAGAAATTATGGTCAACGGGCCCAAGAACGTATACGTGGAACGCGGCGGTCGCATTTACCGTGCACCCGTTACGTTCGAGAACAATGAGCATGTGATGCGTATTATTGAGCGCATTGTTGCCCCGCTGGGACGTAGAATTGACGAGTCTCAGCCTTACGTGGATGCCCGCTTGATGGACGGTTCGCGCGTCAACGCAGTTATTCCCCCCATTTCACTGGTAGGTCCGGTACTGACCATCCGGAAATTTGCGCGAAAACCCATCACGGTGGAGCAATTGATTCAATTTGGCTCCATCACTCCAGAAGCCATTGAATTCCTGAAAGCCTGTGTGGTTGCAAGGCTCAACATTGTGGTTTCAGGCGGTACAGGCTCGGGCAAGACCACCCTGCTCAACATCCTTTCGGGCTTCATTCCACCCGATGAACGCATCATCACCATCGAGAACGCGGCAGAATTGCAACTGCGGCAGGAACACGTGGTCACGCTGGAGTCACGCCCGCCAAACATTGAAGGCAAAGGTGAAATCACCATTCGACAACTGGTCATCAACGCCCTGCGTATGCGTCCTGACCGGATCATTGTAGGGGAGTGCCGTGGTGACGAAGCCCTGGACATGCTCCAGGCTATGAACACCGGCCACGATGGCTCCATGACCACCGCACACTCAAACAGCCCACGCGATACTCTGGCACGTTTGGAAACCATGACCATGATGGCAGGAATGGAACTCCCCGTGCGCGCCATTCGCGAGCAGGTTTCTTCTGCTATTGACCTGATCGTCCATCAGGAACGTATGCGGGATGGATCGCGCAAAGTGGTCAATATTACGGAAGTGTCCGGAATGGAAGGCGATGTGATCACCACCACCGATTTGTTCGTCTTTGAACAAGCCGGATACGAGAATGGTAAGATTATTGGTCGTTTACGCCCCACTGGCTTGCGCCCGAAATTTATGGATAAGATTGAAGCCGCTGGCATTCACTTACCTGCCAGTATCTTTGGAATTGGCGAACGTCGCAGATTCTAA
- a CDS encoding type II secretion system F family protein, translated as MIDFTLILIIGGAVAVIMLIVGIVVSITSERSLVEERLGRYIETPAPVKERQTQAPVTEWLNKQVAGSSFGENIARELARADIKLKAGEYIALMIISAFLVGFVFYFLGDKNMLVGLAGAAIGLFLPRFYVKSQQAKRLVKFNEQLPDMLNLMVNGLRAGYSTMQAMEAVSKELPPPICDEFRRVVQEMQLGVPMQQALDNLLRRIPSDDLDLVVTAINVQREVGGNLAEILDTISFTIRERVRIKGEIRVLTTQVMYSGRFLAMMPIFVMGVLYLLNRPYMMEFFKPENNANLPCGYIALVCAAILIISGYVVMNKIGDIEV; from the coding sequence ATGATTGATTTCACCTTGATTTTGATCATCGGTGGCGCCGTGGCAGTCATCATGTTAATTGTGGGCATTGTGGTCTCGATTACCAGCGAGCGTTCTCTGGTCGAAGAGCGTTTGGGACGCTACATTGAGACCCCTGCCCCGGTCAAAGAACGCCAAACTCAGGCGCCAGTGACCGAATGGTTAAACAAACAGGTCGCTGGTTCATCCTTTGGCGAAAACATTGCTCGCGAACTTGCCCGTGCGGATATTAAACTCAAAGCGGGTGAGTACATTGCCCTGATGATCATTTCCGCTTTCCTGGTCGGGTTTGTTTTCTACTTCCTTGGGGATAAGAATATGCTTGTAGGTTTGGCAGGAGCAGCCATTGGCTTGTTCCTGCCACGCTTCTATGTCAAGAGCCAGCAGGCCAAACGGCTGGTTAAGTTCAATGAGCAATTGCCGGACATGCTCAACCTGATGGTCAACGGCTTACGGGCAGGTTATTCCACCATGCAGGCTATGGAAGCGGTCAGCAAGGAACTGCCTCCGCCTATCTGCGATGAGTTCCGCCGTGTGGTTCAGGAAATGCAGTTGGGTGTTCCCATGCAGCAAGCGCTGGACAACCTGTTGCGGCGCATTCCCAGCGATGACCTGGACCTGGTCGTGACTGCCATCAACGTACAGCGTGAGGTCGGTGGGAATCTGGCAGAAATTCTGGACACCATCTCTTTCACCATTCGGGAACGCGTGCGCATCAAAGGTGAGATTCGCGTCCTGACCACTCAGGTGATGTACTCGGGACGTTTCTTAGCCATGATGCCTATCTTTGTCATGGGAGTTCTGTACCTTCTGAACCGTCCATACATGATGGAATTTTTCAAGCCAGAGAACAACGCCAACCTTCCTTGTGGTTATATTGCACTGGTTTGTGCCGCGATTTTGATTATCAGCGGTTATGTCGTGATGAACAAAATTGGGGATATTGAAGTCTAA
- a CDS encoding type II secretion system F family protein — protein MNLITIIIGVVGLVVIGAGALVYIGLRNPTSADDRLLQQRLEEFNQRGEQVDLEKIELSLPFSERVIFPMARKLGEIAVRFTPQNAMQDINRKLELAGNPGKLDATVFLALQFIAGGFFGAVLFLAMYFGQSNWPFGQKFLVVLGGTLLGFFFPQIWLTSKISRRQKEIRKSMPDALDLLTICVEAGLGFDAAMAKVAEKWESELSLAFARVIQEIQLGKTRRDALRDMAERIGIPEMTSFVAAVIQSEQLGVSMAKVLRIQSDQMRVRRRQAAEEEAHKAPVKMLIPMALLIFPSLMIVLMTPAALRLMNSALAGMFR, from the coding sequence ATGAACCTGATCACCATTATTATCGGTGTGGTAGGGCTGGTCGTCATTGGCGCTGGCGCTCTGGTTTACATTGGGCTACGCAACCCAACCAGCGCGGATGACCGTCTGCTTCAGCAACGTCTGGAAGAATTCAACCAGCGCGGAGAGCAGGTCGACCTGGAAAAAATCGAACTCTCCCTGCCCTTCAGTGAGCGGGTAATCTTCCCCATGGCAAGAAAACTGGGGGAAATTGCTGTGCGCTTCACCCCACAAAATGCCATGCAAGATATCAACCGCAAACTGGAACTGGCAGGAAACCCGGGAAAACTGGATGCTACAGTGTTCCTTGCATTGCAGTTCATTGCTGGTGGATTCTTTGGAGCAGTACTTTTCCTTGCCATGTACTTTGGACAATCCAACTGGCCCTTTGGACAAAAGTTTCTGGTCGTACTGGGTGGTACCTTGCTGGGCTTCTTTTTCCCTCAAATCTGGCTCACTTCCAAAATCTCCAGACGTCAGAAAGAAATTCGCAAATCCATGCCGGATGCGCTGGACTTGCTTACCATTTGCGTAGAGGCTGGATTGGGGTTTGATGCTGCCATGGCAAAAGTGGCTGAGAAATGGGAGTCCGAACTTTCTCTGGCATTTGCACGGGTCATCCAGGAAATCCAGTTAGGGAAAACCCGCCGTGATGCTCTGAGAGATATGGCAGAGCGGATCGGCATTCCCGAAATGACCAGTTTTGTGGCGGCTGTGATTCAGAGCGAGCAATTGGGCGTGAGCATGGCAAAAGTTCTGCGCATTCAATCTGATCAGATGCGCGTACGCCGTCGTCAAGCCGCGGAAGAGGAAGCCCACAAAGCACCGGTCAAGATGCTCATTCCAATGGCTTTGCTCATCTTCCCCTCGTTGATGATTGTGCTGATGACGCCTGCTGCATTGCGGTTAATGAACTCCGCCCTTGCCGGGATGTTTAGATAG
- a CDS encoding ComF family protein, which translates to MNLSGSRMRPASFLYHLGWTAVDWLFPPYCLDCGTLGERWCETCQQKISLLAPPLCERCGRPVELAGLCVECQHAPISMDAIRSCYAYEGIIREAIHRLKFEKDLGLAEILANALIKVLSMQDWNIDVITSVPVSPARMKERGYNQAEMLAFPLALNTGVPYKRSLLKRVKDAPSQVGLSKEERRENIREAFEGLPQASQYSSVLVVDDVVTTGSTLQSCALALREQGVKQVYGLTLARAISRDPLARATS; encoded by the coding sequence ATGAATTTGTCGGGTAGCAGGATGCGCCCGGCTAGTTTTCTCTACCATCTGGGTTGGACCGCAGTAGACTGGCTATTTCCTCCGTATTGTCTGGACTGCGGTACACTGGGAGAACGCTGGTGTGAAACCTGCCAGCAGAAAATCTCACTGCTTGCCCCTCCCCTATGTGAAAGATGTGGAAGACCTGTTGAACTGGCTGGCCTGTGTGTAGAATGCCAGCACGCCCCTATTTCAATGGATGCAATACGTTCATGTTATGCCTACGAAGGGATAATTCGAGAAGCCATTCACCGATTGAAATTTGAAAAAGACCTTGGACTGGCTGAGATTTTAGCAAACGCCCTGATAAAAGTCCTCTCCATGCAAGATTGGAACATTGATGTTATTACCAGTGTGCCTGTCAGCCCTGCTCGAATGAAAGAACGGGGTTATAACCAGGCAGAAATGTTAGCCTTTCCGCTTGCCCTGAACACCGGTGTTCCTTACAAAAGATCTCTGCTCAAACGGGTAAAAGATGCACCCTCTCAAGTGGGATTAAGCAAAGAAGAACGTCGTGAAAACATCCGTGAAGCGTTTGAAGGGCTCCCTCAAGCCAGCCAATATTCTTCCGTGCTCGTGGTAGATGATGTTGTCACCACCGGGTCAACCCTGCAATCCTGCGCTCTGGCACTTCGGGAGCAAGGAGTGAAGCAAGTCTATGGTCTCACCCTTGCCAGAGCGATTTCGCGCGATCCCCTGGCTCGCGCAACATCCTAA
- the hpf gene encoding ribosome hibernation-promoting factor, HPF/YfiA family codes for MTLKVEIYPKNLELTTHIADYITKKASKLDRYLSDIEETRVDLEYQKSMRNPADRQVAQITIRGRGYILRTQERSDDILTAFDTALDNLQRKMERFKGKRVRGRGDGTPASGVKETEAGAMTIEEETPPLITRRKTFTLVPMDEMEALEQMKALGHENFFVFYNINTNSVNVLYQRRDGTYGLIETRLG; via the coding sequence ATGACACTCAAGGTCGAAATCTATCCCAAAAACCTGGAACTGACCACTCACATTGCTGACTACATCACCAAGAAAGCCTCCAAACTGGATCGCTATCTCAGCGATATCGAGGAAACCCGCGTGGACCTCGAGTATCAGAAATCTATGCGCAACCCAGCAGATCGCCAGGTAGCCCAAATCACCATTCGAGGGCGCGGCTACATTTTGCGGACACAAGAACGTTCGGATGATATCCTGACAGCCTTTGATACTGCCCTGGACAACCTGCAACGCAAGATGGAGCGCTTCAAAGGGAAACGGGTGCGCGGACGCGGTGATGGTACACCGGCTTCAGGCGTCAAAGAGACAGAAGCAGGGGCTATGACCATCGAAGAAGAAACTCCCCCATTAATCACCCGTCGGAAGACCTTCACCCTTGTACCAATGGATGAGATGGAAGCCCTGGAGCAAATGAAAGCCCTTGGGCATGAAAACTTCTTTGTTTTCTACAACATCAACACCAATTCTGTGAACGTCCTTTATCAACGACGGGATGGCACTTACGGGTTAATCGAAACACGGCTTGGATAA
- a CDS encoding spermidine synthase: protein MRSSHLYLAVFFSGLTTLSAELAAARLLENHFGTSNLIYATIIGLILIYLTAGYFLGGKWADRSPCPSTFLKILLWGGFFVGLIPLASRPLLQMSSRAFDAYQMGALLAAFIVVMILFIIPITLLGMASPFAIRLAIEDPASAGKVAGKIYAISTLGSFIGTFLPGLLLIPALGTYRTFLTIGGMLVIITLLLFLQVYGIKKALLYIWMPVLLVILGILGVRGFDKPTPGLVYETESSYNYIQVVEQNGYRYLRLNEGQGIHSMYHPSELLYAGPWEQVLVAPYLNTPFVEPDSIRSMAIVGLAAGTTARQAVQAYPGIQIDGFELDPKIVEVGQRFFDMQQPGLSVYTQDGRWGLSHSPRKYQIISLDAYRPPYIPWHLTTQEFFQIVREHLTEDGVMVMNVGHVPGDTALIESLCTTLSTVFPSVYVMDLPQTFNSLIYASVQPTTLANLETNWIALLQNRNTSPLILYPMQVMIENIRPATTNGVVFTDDHAPVEWITNEMIIRFFFEGGMEVLQ from the coding sequence ATGCGATCTTCACATCTCTACCTGGCAGTTTTCTTTTCGGGACTTACCACCCTTTCCGCAGAATTAGCAGCAGCGCGTTTGCTGGAAAACCATTTTGGCACCAGCAATCTGATCTACGCCACCATCATTGGGTTAATCCTCATCTACCTCACAGCAGGATATTTCTTAGGAGGGAAATGGGCAGATCGTTCCCCCTGCCCCTCCACGTTTCTAAAAATTTTATTATGGGGCGGTTTTTTTGTTGGACTGATCCCGCTGGCTTCCCGCCCGCTTCTTCAAATGTCAAGCCGGGCATTTGATGCGTACCAGATGGGTGCTCTACTCGCCGCCTTTATTGTGGTGATGATTCTATTCATTATTCCAATTACCTTACTGGGTATGGCTTCCCCCTTTGCCATTCGATTAGCCATCGAGGATCCTGCCAGCGCCGGAAAAGTTGCAGGCAAAATTTACGCCATCTCTACCCTAGGGTCTTTCATTGGCACATTCCTTCCAGGTCTGCTCTTAATCCCCGCACTGGGCACCTACCGCACATTTTTGACCATTGGTGGAATGCTGGTAATCATTACCCTTCTGCTTTTTTTACAAGTTTACGGGATTAAGAAAGCCCTTCTGTACATCTGGATGCCGGTTCTTCTGGTCATTTTAGGTATTCTTGGCGTCAGAGGTTTTGACAAACCAACCCCAGGGCTGGTATACGAAACAGAATCCTCGTATAACTATATTCAAGTGGTCGAGCAGAATGGTTACCGTTACCTGCGTTTGAACGAAGGGCAGGGAATCCATTCCATGTATCATCCCTCCGAATTGCTCTATGCGGGCCCCTGGGAACAGGTGCTGGTTGCTCCCTACCTGAACACCCCTTTCGTTGAGCCAGACTCTATCCGCAGCATGGCCATAGTAGGATTAGCCGCAGGAACCACTGCCCGTCAGGCTGTGCAAGCCTACCCCGGCATCCAGATTGATGGGTTTGAACTGGACCCAAAAATTGTGGAAGTGGGACAACGCTTTTTTGACATGCAGCAGCCCGGGCTTAGCGTCTATACCCAGGATGGTCGTTGGGGGTTAAGCCACAGCCCGCGCAAGTATCAGATTATCAGCCTGGACGCTTACCGTCCCCCTTATATCCCCTGGCACCTGACCACACAGGAATTCTTTCAAATTGTCCGGGAGCATCTCACCGAAGATGGTGTTATGGTGATGAATGTTGGACATGTGCCCGGAGACACCGCCCTGATTGAAAGCCTGTGTACCACACTTTCCACCGTGTTTCCCAGCGTCTATGTTATGGACTTGCCCCAAACTTTTAATTCGCTGATCTATGCCAGTGTGCAACCCACCACCCTAGCCAACCTGGAAACCAATTGGATTGCCCTACTGCAGAACAGAAACACATCCCCTCTGATTCTGTACCCCATGCAAGTCATGATTGAAAATATTCGCCCAGCCACCACTAATGGGGTTGTTTTTACCGATGACCATGCTCCTGTTGAATGGATAACCAATGAGATGATTATCCGCTTCTTTTTTGAAGGCGGGATGGAGGTGCTTCAATGA
- a CDS encoding TIGR01906 family membrane protein — MKFWKNAGVLLIAVSVPFFLMMTAIRLLLTPLYPEIEYRMPYFPPDPYGFTLEERLKWSKISIEYLLNDSDLSFLANQKLDPQTPLYNERELKHMLDVKILVQQMITVWSILAGVYVILLAWAWRRGWMTDLLRAFSWGGKGAIALILLILVSVVLNFNALFTAFHQIFFEGNSWLFRYSDSLIRLFPLPFWRDAFIWVGAFTFLASLILIWIEKHTRNISR, encoded by the coding sequence ATGAAATTCTGGAAAAATGCCGGGGTTCTTCTCATCGCTGTAAGCGTTCCTTTCTTCCTCATGATGACTGCTATTCGGTTGCTCTTGACCCCTCTCTATCCCGAAATTGAATATCGCATGCCCTATTTTCCACCAGACCCGTATGGGTTTACGCTGGAAGAGCGTTTGAAGTGGTCAAAAATTTCTATTGAATACCTGTTAAACGATTCGGATTTGTCCTTCCTTGCTAACCAGAAACTTGACCCTCAAACCCCGTTATACAACGAGCGGGAACTCAAACACATGCTGGATGTCAAGATTCTTGTTCAGCAGATGATTACAGTATGGAGCATCCTCGCGGGAGTGTATGTCATCTTGCTGGCATGGGCATGGCGCAGAGGGTGGATGACAGATTTACTGAGAGCCTTTTCCTGGGGTGGGAAAGGAGCCATTGCGCTCATTCTCTTAATTCTGGTCAGCGTGGTGTTAAATTTCAATGCCCTGTTCACTGCTTTTCACCAGATTTTCTTTGAGGGCAATTCCTGGTTATTCCGTTACTCCGATTCCCTGATCAGATTGTTCCCCTTGCCCTTCTGGAGAGATGCTTTTATCTGGGTTGGGGCATTCACATTCCTGGCTTCGCTCATCCTCATCTGGATAGAGAAACACACCCGAAACATTTCAAGATGA
- a CDS encoding ABC transporter ATP-binding protein, with protein MASVTFDHVTKKFGDVVALNDLNIKVEDREFLVLVGPSGCGKTTALRCLAGLEEVTSGRILIGDQVVNDIPPKDRDIAMVFQSYALYPHMTVFDNMAFGLKLRKFPKDEIKRRVEEAAQILGIETLLKRKPRELSGGQRQRVAVGRAIVREPKVFLFDEPLSNLDAKLRVQTRAEISKLHQRLQTTFIYVTHDQVEAMTMATRIAVMNKGVLQQLDTPQNLYDRPANLFVAGFIGSPAMNFFPARLHKEQGELIIDTGDFAVKIPAEKRDLYAPYVDRQVIFGIRPEDIHNPMYAPPGIHAAPVESKVDVIELMGNEIFLYMVSGKNNYVARVDPRTRFKIGETVQLVFNMDNIHLFNPAADSENPPAIR; from the coding sequence GTGGCTAGTGTAACCTTTGATCACGTGACCAAGAAGTTTGGAGATGTGGTCGCATTGAATGATCTCAACATCAAAGTTGAAGATCGGGAGTTTTTGGTTCTGGTTGGACCGTCCGGGTGCGGTAAGACCACGGCGTTACGCTGTCTGGCAGGGCTTGAAGAAGTCACTTCCGGGCGCATCTTGATTGGCGACCAGGTAGTCAATGACATCCCGCCAAAAGACCGCGATATTGCCATGGTTTTCCAATCTTACGCGCTCTACCCGCATATGACCGTGTTTGACAATATGGCGTTTGGGTTGAAACTGCGCAAATTCCCCAAGGACGAAATCAAACGCCGGGTAGAAGAAGCCGCCCAAATTCTTGGCATCGAAACGCTTCTCAAGCGCAAACCCAGAGAGTTATCAGGCGGACAGCGCCAGCGTGTAGCCGTGGGACGCGCCATTGTCCGGGAGCCAAAGGTGTTCCTCTTCGATGAGCCCCTTTCCAACCTGGACGCTAAATTGCGCGTTCAAACCCGTGCAGAGATCAGCAAACTCCATCAACGCCTGCAGACCACCTTTATCTACGTCACCCACGATCAGGTCGAAGCCATGACTATGGCAACCCGCATCGCGGTGATGAATAAAGGTGTGCTCCAGCAACTGGATACTCCTCAGAATCTGTACGACAGACCGGCAAATCTTTTTGTGGCAGGCTTCATTGGCTCTCCGGCGATGAACTTCTTCCCTGCGCGATTGCATAAAGAACAGGGCGAATTAATCATCGATACGGGCGATTTCGCTGTCAAAATCCCTGCAGAGAAGCGAGATCTGTATGCTCCTTACGTGGATCGTCAGGTGATATTCGGAATCCGTCCAGAAGATATTCACAATCCCATGTATGCCCCGCCGGGCATCCACGCCGCGCCGGTGGAAAGCAAGGTGGATGTGATTGAGTTAATGGGGAATGAAATCTTCCTTTACATGGTGAGTGGGAAGAACAATTACGTTGCCCGTGTAGATCCGCGCACCCGCTTTAAGATTGGCGAAACTGTGCAACTGGTCTTTAATATGGACAACATCCATTTGTTCAACCCGGCAGCAGACTCGGAAAATCCGCCTGCTATTCGATAA
- the mutS gene encoding DNA mismatch repair protein MutS, whose amino-acid sequence MSEDVTPIRQQYLEIKRKYPHTILFFRLGDFYETFDQDAEIASKELDIVLTSRPVARGVRVPMAGIPYHAVENYLARLIEKGYHVAICEQVGDQPVKGLFPREVVRVVTPGTLIEPTLLKGDRNNYLVSVVVEETHAGIAYVDISTGEYAVTEITGTDILSTLRAELIRLNPAEILIPDTLDLSNGFPGHLTRWANWHFEPGRCHEALLNHFQVASLDGFGLRGMSRAIRAAGALLQYLSETQPSALNLLTRLSTYSLSEFMVLDAATRRNLELTETIRNGQVEGSLLSVLDYTVTPMGKRLLRQWVSKPLLDLKTIQQRQNVVETFVQNGLLRAELRATMRSLADLERLVNRIIAGHATPRDLVALRATLRTMPHLLQNLSIDYPALQPIVASIATFPDILDLLERGITDDPPATLQNTGVIRAGYSAELDHVIEASRHAREWIANLEKVERERTGIKTLKVGYNKVFGYYIEVSRGNAHAVPPEYIRKQTLVNGERFITPEMKEYESLVLNAEERIRELETRLFREICEQIHQQGNALLQTARGLAELDALLSLAEAAALNQYVRPEVVNEDVLEIHDGRHPVVERYLSGGERFVPNDAIFEPGEIVRIITGPNMSGKSTFLRQTALIVLMAQIGSFVPASSARIGVVDRIFTRIGAQDEIHAGQSTFMVEMIEMANILHHATRRSLLILDEIGRGTSTYDGVSIAWAVVEYIHNNPDLRARTIFATHYHELTQLAEILPGVRNYNVAVTEADGKVVFLHKITPGGADRSYGIHVAQLAGLPKPLIQRANEILRELEQSAGKAVRLDPIMPQQMALFPETNPLLEELKRLDVNSLTPIEAINKLYEWKKRFADSHE is encoded by the coding sequence ATGAGCGAAGACGTTACCCCCATTCGACAACAATACCTGGAAATCAAGCGTAAATATCCGCATACGATTCTCTTCTTCCGGCTGGGTGATTTCTACGAAACCTTTGACCAGGATGCAGAGATTGCCTCGAAAGAACTGGACATTGTGCTAACCTCCCGTCCGGTAGCGCGTGGTGTCCGTGTGCCTATGGCTGGGATTCCTTACCATGCGGTAGAAAACTATCTGGCACGCCTGATTGAAAAGGGATACCATGTAGCAATTTGTGAGCAGGTGGGCGATCAACCCGTCAAAGGGTTGTTTCCACGAGAAGTAGTGCGGGTGGTAACCCCAGGTACGCTCATTGAACCTACCCTGCTCAAGGGAGATCGGAACAACTATCTGGTTTCAGTGGTTGTGGAAGAAACTCACGCTGGTATTGCTTATGTGGATATCAGCACTGGTGAGTACGCGGTGACAGAAATTACCGGCACAGATATTCTATCTACCCTGAGAGCAGAGTTAATCCGCCTTAATCCGGCGGAGATTTTGATTCCCGATACGCTTGACCTTTCCAATGGATTTCCAGGGCACCTCACCCGCTGGGCAAACTGGCATTTCGAACCGGGAAGATGCCATGAGGCTTTGCTGAACCATTTTCAGGTGGCATCGCTGGATGGCTTTGGGTTAAGGGGAATGTCCAGAGCCATTCGCGCGGCTGGTGCACTTTTACAGTATTTGAGCGAAACCCAACCTTCTGCACTGAACCTGTTGACCCGTTTATCCACATACTCTCTGAGCGAATTCATGGTGCTGGATGCGGCTACCCGCCGTAATCTGGAACTGACCGAAACGATTCGCAACGGACAGGTTGAGGGTAGTCTGCTCTCGGTGCTGGACTACACGGTTACCCCCATGGGAAAACGGTTACTGAGACAATGGGTCAGCAAACCTTTGCTGGATCTGAAAACCATTCAACAGCGTCAGAATGTTGTAGAAACCTTTGTACAGAATGGGTTATTACGGGCAGAACTTCGTGCCACCATGCGCAGCCTGGCAGATCTGGAGCGGTTGGTCAATCGCATCATTGCCGGACATGCCACTCCTCGCGATTTGGTAGCCCTGCGAGCCACTCTGCGCACTATGCCCCATCTTCTTCAAAACCTCTCAATAGATTATCCCGCACTCCAACCGATTGTTGCAAGCATTGCCACCTTTCCAGACATTCTCGACCTTCTGGAACGTGGGATCACAGATGATCCTCCCGCCACATTACAGAACACCGGGGTAATTCGAGCAGGGTACTCTGCTGAACTGGATCACGTTATTGAAGCCTCTCGTCATGCACGGGAATGGATTGCCAACCTGGAGAAGGTTGAGAGAGAACGTACCGGTATTAAAACCCTCAAAGTAGGGTATAATAAAGTGTTTGGTTATTACATCGAGGTCAGCCGTGGCAATGCTCACGCTGTTCCCCCCGAGTACATCCGCAAGCAAACGCTGGTCAATGGAGAACGCTTCATCACCCCGGAGATGAAAGAATACGAATCGCTGGTGTTGAATGCTGAAGAGCGCATCCGTGAACTGGAAACCAGGTTATTCCGGGAAATTTGTGAACAAATTCATCAGCAGGGAAATGCCCTGCTCCAAACGGCGCGAGGCTTGGCTGAGTTGGATGCTTTGCTTTCGCTTGCGGAAGCCGCGGCGCTTAACCAATATGTCCGCCCGGAAGTAGTAAATGAAGACGTGCTGGAAATCCACGATGGACGACATCCAGTGGTTGAACGTTACCTGAGTGGTGGAGAACGTTTCGTACCCAATGATGCGATTTTTGAGCCCGGAGAAATTGTCCGCATTATTACGGGCCCGAACATGAGCGGAAAGAGCACTTTCCTGCGCCAAACAGCATTGATTGTCTTAATGGCACAAATTGGTAGTTTTGTGCCGGCATCTTCAGCACGGATTGGCGTGGTAGATCGCATCTTTACGCGAATTGGGGCACAGGATGAAATCCATGCCGGGCAATCTACGTTCATGGTGGAAATGATTGAAATGGCAAACATTCTTCACCACGCCACACGGCGTAGTCTCTTGATCTTAGATGAAATTGGGCGTGGTACCAGTACATATGATGGGGTCTCCATCGCCTGGGCAGTGGTCGAATACATTCACAACAACCCCGATTTGCGTGCCCGTACCATCTTTGCTACCCATTACCACGAACTCACTCAACTGGCAGAAATTTTACCGGGCGTGAGAAATTACAACGTTGCCGTTACAGAAGCGGATGGCAAAGTGGTATTTTTACACAAAATTACTCCCGGAGGGGCTGATCGTTCGTACGGCATTCATGTTGCCCAACTGGCAGGCTTGCCCAAACCCCTGATTCAACGTGCTAACGAGATTCTCCGTGAACTGGAGCAATCGGCGGGCAAGGCTGTGCGGCTTGACCCCATCATGCCCCAACAAATGGCATTGTTTCCTGAAACCAATCCCCTCCTGGAAGAACTCAAAAGACTGGACGTCAACAGTCTTACGCCCATTGAAGCCATTAACAAACTGTACGAATGGAAAAAGCGTTTTGCCGATTCCCACGAGTGA